In the Natronobacterium texcoconense genome, one interval contains:
- a CDS encoding NAD-dependent epimerase/dehydratase family protein: MDDALVIGGTRFIGRHLVTELLANDYDVTIFNRGNHDNPFADEDRVEHVQGDRTDDDALEAAADAVDPDAVFDCVAYYPEDVRRATRIFDDCEAYVYISSGSSYGREEIPKREDETPLEPCTEEQATDDSHDTYGNRKAEGDRAVFEAAENGVNAMAVRPPIVYGPHDYTERLDFWIDRVNRFDRVVVPGDGTNVWHRVYVEDVASTLRVVAERGEPGEAYNTGDRRIVTLDEMVELIADQLETDVEIVHAGPRELEAGDIDLEDYPLYRDYPHVLSTAKLADLGWESTPLEEAMGRAVEDHLESDRDGRENGPDREAEERVLGILDTF, translated from the coding sequence ATGGACGACGCACTCGTTATCGGAGGGACGCGATTCATCGGTCGCCACCTCGTGACGGAACTGCTCGCAAACGACTACGACGTGACGATTTTCAACCGGGGTAACCACGACAACCCCTTCGCCGACGAGGACCGCGTCGAACACGTCCAGGGCGACCGGACTGACGACGACGCGCTCGAGGCGGCCGCGGACGCGGTCGACCCTGACGCCGTCTTCGACTGCGTGGCCTACTACCCGGAAGACGTCCGGAGGGCGACCCGGATTTTCGACGACTGCGAGGCGTACGTCTACATCTCGAGCGGATCGTCCTACGGCCGCGAGGAGATTCCCAAGCGCGAGGACGAGACGCCGCTGGAGCCGTGTACCGAGGAGCAGGCGACCGACGACTCCCACGACACGTACGGCAACCGGAAAGCCGAGGGCGACCGCGCGGTCTTCGAGGCCGCCGAGAACGGCGTCAACGCGATGGCGGTCCGCCCGCCGATCGTCTACGGCCCCCACGACTACACCGAGCGACTCGATTTCTGGATCGACCGCGTGAACCGGTTCGACCGGGTCGTCGTCCCCGGCGACGGAACGAACGTCTGGCACCGCGTCTACGTCGAGGACGTCGCCAGCACCCTGCGAGTCGTCGCCGAACGCGGCGAACCCGGCGAGGCGTACAACACGGGCGACCGGCGCATCGTCACGCTGGACGAGATGGTCGAACTGATCGCCGACCAGCTAGAGACCGACGTCGAAATCGTCCACGCCGGTCCGCGCGAACTCGAGGCCGGCGACATCGACCTCGAGGACTACCCCCTCTACCGCGACTATCCACACGTCCTCTCGACGGCGAAACTCGCAGACCTGGGCTGGGAGTCGACGCCGCTCGAGGAAGCGATGGGTCGAGCGGTCGAGGACCACCTCGAGAGCGACCGTGATGGGCGCGAGAACGGGCCGGACAGGGAAGCGGAGGAACGCGTGCTCGGTATTCTCGACACGTTCTAG
- a CDS encoding MFS transporter has product MRRDVGIRYGPHLAAASVGYVLFSYASVPGVVVETFGVGFTAVGLLMSGALASFVVVQAVGGRLVDDRPTVGVLLAVVVANAGLALVMDLTTSFAVLLALRTVWGLAGGLAVTVCATHLSRVYEGPTATWQQGLNGAMFTGGGAVAFLVTPVVVAQTGWFGVHAVGALVSIPAIVALWAARSRADLTTPRTADGQQVATDGDAAELPSRLEVVRSPIVLLAAACNVATLGAYVTLSTFVPAYFADLGIVGPMSAFALFVASFGRVGGGIAVLRPDIHDGRVIAGAAAVGTVCLFGLLAGTGSGQTAILVVLSLIALASVSLPFGAIFKTTAAATSRDATAVAFVVAIGNVAALVLPAVTGWIRDVTGDYGLAFAVVGALNLVAAVAGIAIARRG; this is encoded by the coding sequence GTGAGACGTGACGTCGGCATTCGGTACGGTCCACACCTCGCGGCGGCGAGCGTCGGCTACGTCCTGTTCTCCTACGCCTCCGTTCCGGGAGTCGTCGTCGAGACGTTCGGCGTCGGCTTCACCGCCGTCGGACTCCTGATGAGCGGCGCGCTCGCGTCGTTCGTCGTCGTCCAGGCGGTCGGCGGCCGACTCGTCGACGACCGGCCGACCGTCGGCGTCTTGCTCGCGGTCGTGGTCGCCAACGCCGGACTCGCTCTGGTCATGGACCTGACCACCTCGTTCGCAGTATTGCTCGCGCTCCGGACCGTCTGGGGACTCGCCGGCGGCCTCGCGGTGACCGTCTGTGCGACCCACCTCTCGAGAGTGTACGAGGGACCGACCGCGACCTGGCAGCAGGGATTAAACGGCGCGATGTTCACCGGCGGCGGGGCCGTCGCTTTCCTCGTGACGCCAGTCGTCGTCGCCCAGACGGGCTGGTTCGGCGTCCACGCCGTCGGCGCGCTCGTCTCGATTCCGGCGATCGTCGCGCTCTGGGCGGCGCGTTCTCGAGCGGACCTGACGACTCCGAGGACCGCCGACGGACAGCAGGTAGCGACCGACGGCGACGCCGCGGAACTCCCGAGTCGCCTCGAGGTCGTCCGCTCTCCGATCGTGCTGTTGGCGGCGGCGTGTAACGTCGCCACGCTGGGGGCGTACGTCACGCTCTCGACGTTCGTTCCGGCGTACTTCGCGGATCTCGGTATCGTCGGGCCGATGAGCGCGTTCGCGCTGTTCGTCGCCTCGTTCGGCCGCGTCGGTGGCGGTATCGCAGTTCTCCGGCCGGACATCCACGACGGCCGGGTGATCGCTGGCGCTGCTGCCGTCGGGACGGTCTGTCTGTTCGGGTTGCTCGCCGGCACCGGGTCTGGGCAGACGGCGATCCTCGTCGTGCTCTCGCTGATCGCGCTCGCTTCGGTATCGTTACCCTTCGGAGCGATCTTCAAGACGACGGCAGCGGCGACGAGTCGCGACGCCACTGCCGTGGCGTTCGTCGTCGCGATCGGAAACGTGGCTGCGCTGGTTCTCCCCGCAGTTACGGGCTGGATACGCGACGTGACGGGCGATTACGGACTCGCGTTCGCGGTCGTCGGCGCCCTGAACCTCGTCGCCGCCGTCGCTGGTATCGCGATCGCTCGCCGGGGCTAA